Proteins from a single region of Bdellovibrio bacteriovorus:
- a CDS encoding 5-formyltetrahydrofolate cyclo-ligase: MNRNWNSKKECRSFFKSLCAQEFAQGLAQNQQQLNQALQGFMLKQSGTWGAYRALKEEASVEEVFKISRVTWAFPKMIEGALEFYLGQDFTPGFYGVMEPSAQSPKVAVTDLQGVLVPGLVFNKNGNRLGKGKGFYDKTLETYRGIKVGICFDFQISPDTLPTEAHDVKVDYLITESGVVACRDFHKEDQE, encoded by the coding sequence TTGAATCGAAATTGGAACTCTAAAAAGGAATGTCGTTCCTTCTTTAAGTCTTTGTGTGCTCAAGAATTTGCACAAGGCCTTGCTCAAAACCAACAACAACTCAACCAGGCTTTGCAGGGCTTTATGCTCAAGCAAAGTGGAACTTGGGGCGCTTATCGAGCACTCAAGGAAGAAGCCAGTGTTGAAGAGGTTTTTAAAATCTCGCGCGTAACATGGGCTTTTCCCAAAATGATCGAGGGAGCTTTAGAGTTTTACCTGGGGCAGGATTTCACGCCCGGATTTTATGGAGTGATGGAGCCGTCGGCTCAATCCCCGAAAGTCGCGGTGACGGATCTTCAAGGAGTGTTGGTTCCCGGATTAGTTTTTAATAAGAATGGCAATCGCCTGGGTAAGGGAAAAGGGTTTTACGACAAGACTCTTGAAACCTACCGGGGGATCAAAGTCGGTATCTGTTTTGATTTTCAGATCAGTCCCGACACTTTGCCCACAGAGGCTCATGATGTGAAGGTGGATTACCTGATCACAGAATCTGGGGTTGTCGCATGCAGGGATTTTCATAAGGAAGATCAGGAGTAA
- the rny gene encoding ribonuclease Y: MEIVITAIIALILGGAVVFIIKKIQDENSKKSARVEAERIVNKAKSEAAKIKKDSETKAKDFESRARKNVEADIHKQKSTVKNKEAQLERRLKEIDDQFKQKMEENDRYLNTLKDREEKIAISENRIKDLEKKGEAHIDQLKNKLESVAAMTQEEARRQLLSALEDEAKQEAAKKIAQIEDEANKESEKKAKRILATALSRFASEYTSERTVSVLALPSDEMKGKIIGREGRNIRTLEAHCGVDLIVDDTPEAVVISGFDPVRRELARRTIEKLMEDGRVHPARIEEVVEKQRNELMKSIKEEGERHVIELGIPNMHPELVKIIGGLKYRSYQGQNALNQALEVANIAGLLAGELGVNVKIARRAGLLHNIGKAIDHTVEGSYATVGAEMAKKYNESEDVCHAIRAHDEEEKPHSILAWIVHAAYILSSSRPGARRPQMDSFVHRLEDLESIGNSFDGVLKTLALQAGKDVRVLVESSKVTDDQAVMLSRDIARKIEREMPQVGAIKITVVRETRSVEHAR, translated from the coding sequence ATGGAAATTGTAATTACCGCCATTATTGCGCTTATCTTGGGTGGTGCGGTTGTCTTTATCATTAAAAAGATTCAAGACGAAAATTCTAAAAAATCAGCTCGCGTTGAAGCTGAAAGAATCGTCAACAAAGCGAAATCAGAAGCCGCTAAAATTAAAAAAGATTCTGAAACTAAAGCGAAGGATTTTGAATCCCGCGCCCGTAAAAATGTTGAAGCGGACATTCACAAGCAAAAATCCACAGTTAAAAACAAAGAGGCTCAGTTAGAGCGTCGTTTGAAAGAGATCGATGATCAATTCAAACAAAAAATGGAAGAAAACGATCGTTATTTAAATACTCTTAAGGACCGTGAAGAAAAAATTGCGATCTCTGAAAATCGTATCAAAGATCTCGAGAAAAAAGGCGAAGCGCATATCGATCAGCTTAAAAATAAGCTTGAGTCTGTGGCGGCGATGACTCAAGAAGAAGCCCGTCGACAATTGCTTTCCGCGCTTGAAGATGAAGCAAAGCAAGAAGCCGCAAAAAAGATCGCCCAAATTGAAGACGAAGCCAATAAAGAGTCTGAGAAAAAAGCCAAACGTATTTTGGCGACCGCACTTTCAAGATTTGCGTCTGAATACACTTCTGAGCGCACGGTGAGTGTCCTTGCTCTTCCAAGTGACGAGATGAAGGGTAAAATCATCGGTCGTGAGGGACGTAATATCAGAACGTTGGAAGCACACTGTGGTGTGGATTTGATCGTTGATGATACGCCAGAAGCGGTGGTTATTTCTGGATTTGATCCCGTTCGCCGTGAACTTGCTCGCCGTACAATTGAAAAATTGATGGAAGATGGACGCGTGCATCCGGCGCGTATTGAAGAAGTCGTTGAAAAGCAACGCAATGAATTGATGAAATCGATCAAAGAAGAAGGCGAACGCCACGTGATCGAGCTGGGTATCCCGAACATGCATCCCGAGTTAGTGAAAATCATCGGTGGCCTGAAATACCGTTCCTACCAAGGGCAGAATGCTTTGAACCAAGCTTTAGAAGTGGCCAACATCGCGGGGTTGTTAGCCGGGGAGCTAGGCGTGAATGTAAAAATCGCGCGTCGTGCGGGTCTGCTTCACAACATCGGTAAAGCCATTGATCACACTGTTGAGGGCAGCTATGCGACAGTGGGTGCTGAGATGGCCAAAAAATACAACGAATCTGAAGATGTGTGTCACGCGATCCGTGCTCATGATGAAGAAGAAAAACCTCATTCGATCTTGGCGTGGATTGTTCATGCCGCTTATATCTTGTCTTCGTCTCGTCCGGGCGCACGTCGTCCGCAAATGGATTCATTTGTTCACCGTTTGGAAGATCTTGAAAGCATCGGGAACAGCTTTGACGGGGTTCTTAAAACATTGGCTCTGCAAGCAGGTAAAGACGTTCGCGTTTTAGTTGAAAGCAGCAAAGTCACGGATGATCAAGCCGTGATGTTGTCTCGTGATATCGCTCGTAAGATTGAGCGTGAGATGCCACAAGTAGGCGCCATCAAGATCACGGTTGTTCGTGAAACTCGTTCTGTTGAACACGCACGATAG
- the tyrS gene encoding tyrosine--tRNA ligase produces MLSPQEQLERIKFGVAEFISDEDMLKKLKKGKPLNIKLGADPTRPDIHIGHTVVLNKLKTFQDLGHKVQFLIGDFTAAIGDPTGKSTTRPMLTREEIEENGRTYAKQIFKILDPEKTEIVYNSHWMNKLTPAEFIKMAAQYTVAQMLERDDFTKRYRSGTPIAIHEFLYPLTQGYDSVHLKSDVELGGTDQKFNLLVGRQMQSSYGQESQCVLTMPILEGIDGVNKMSKSLDNYISVVDTPKDMFGKTMRISDDLMYRWYELLTDIGAQGLSQLRTDVSEKRKHPREVKVNLAKFLIKRFHSEAAAQAAEDEFNRIFVEKGLPDDVPEFAVNAQEIGLPALMVAAGLCASNGEGSRLITGGGVQIDGEKVSDPKLKMNLKSGESFVVKAGKKKFVKIVVK; encoded by the coding sequence ATGTTGAGTCCTCAAGAGCAGTTAGAAAGAATTAAGTTTGGTGTCGCTGAATTCATCAGTGATGAAGACATGCTTAAAAAACTTAAAAAAGGAAAACCTTTAAATATCAAACTGGGTGCAGATCCTACGCGCCCGGATATTCATATCGGGCACACTGTTGTTTTGAACAAACTAAAAACCTTTCAAGATCTTGGGCACAAAGTTCAGTTCCTAATCGGGGATTTTACGGCGGCTATTGGCGATCCGACCGGAAAAAGCACAACGCGTCCGATGTTGACTCGCGAAGAGATCGAAGAAAACGGCCGCACCTATGCCAAGCAAATCTTTAAAATTCTGGATCCAGAAAAGACCGAGATTGTTTACAACTCTCACTGGATGAATAAGCTGACGCCGGCAGAGTTTATTAAGATGGCGGCGCAATACACGGTTGCGCAAATGCTAGAGCGTGATGACTTTACCAAGCGTTACCGTTCCGGCACACCGATTGCGATTCATGAGTTCCTTTACCCCCTGACCCAAGGTTATGACTCTGTTCATTTAAAGTCAGATGTTGAATTGGGTGGAACCGATCAAAAGTTCAATCTCTTGGTAGGTCGTCAGATGCAATCATCCTATGGACAAGAATCGCAATGTGTGTTGACGATGCCGATCCTTGAAGGGATTGATGGCGTTAACAAAATGTCTAAGTCATTAGATAACTATATTTCGGTGGTTGATACTCCTAAAGATATGTTTGGTAAAACCATGCGTATTTCAGATGATTTGATGTACCGCTGGTATGAGCTTTTAACTGATATCGGGGCTCAAGGTTTGTCACAGCTGCGCACAGATGTTTCAGAAAAACGCAAACATCCCCGTGAAGTGAAAGTGAACTTAGCAAAATTCTTGATCAAACGTTTCCATTCAGAAGCAGCCGCCCAAGCTGCCGAAGATGAATTCAATCGTATCTTTGTCGAAAAGGGTTTGCCGGACGATGTGCCGGAGTTCGCGGTAAACGCCCAAGAAATTGGTTTGCCCGCCCTGATGGTGGCGGCCGGCTTGTGTGCTTCTAACGGTGAGGGCTCAAGGCTTATCACTGGTGGGGGCGTGCAGATTGATGGTGAAAAAGTATCTGATCCGAAATTGAAAATGAACCTGAAGTCTGGCGAAAGCTTTGTCGTGAAAGCCGGAAAGAAGAAGTTCGTAAAGATCGTAGTGAAATAA